In a single window of the Raphanus sativus cultivar WK10039 chromosome 9, ASM80110v3, whole genome shotgun sequence genome:
- the LOC108827369 gene encoding elongation factor G, chloroplastic gives MAADALRISSSSSLVCNLNGSQRRPALTSHRPSFLGLPPRASSLPHLLGKSRIGLGSSKLSHRRKQFSVFAAVAEEGKRAVPLRDYRNIGIMAHIDAGKTTTTERILYYTGRNYKIGEVHEGTATMDWMEQEQERGITITSAATTTFWDKHRINIIDTPGHVDFTLEVERALRVLDGAICLFDSVAGVEPQSETVWRQADKYGVPRICFVNKMDRLGANFFRTRDMIVTNLGAKPLVLQIPIGAEDSFKGVVDLVRMKAIVWSGEELGAKFSYEDIPADLEELAQEYRGAMMELIVDLDDEVMENYLEGVEPDEATVKRLVRKGTITGKFVPILCGSAFKNKGVQPLLDAVVDYLPSPVEVPPMNGTDPENPEVTIVRKPDDEEPFAGLAFKIMSDPFVGSLTFVRVYSGKLTAGSYVLNANKGKKERIGRLLEMHANSREDVKVALTGDIVALAGLKDTITGETLSDPESPVVLERMDFPDPVIKVAIEPKTKADIDKMATGLIKLAQEDPSFHFSRDEEMNQTVIEGMGELHLEIIVDRLKREFKVEANVGAPQVNYRESISKVAEVKYTHKKQSGGQGQFADITVRFEPLEAGSGYEFKSEIKGGAVPREYIPGVMKGLEECMGSGVLAGFPVVDVRACLVDGSYHDVDSSVLAFQLAARGAFREGMRKAGPRMLEPIMRVEVVTPEEHLGDVIGDLNSRRGQINSFGDKPGGLKVVDSLVPLAEMFQYVSTLRGMTKGRASYTMQLAKFDVVPQHIQNQLSSKDQEVAA, from the exons ATGGCGGCGGATGCTCTGAGAATCTCTAGTTCTAGTTCATTAGTTTGTAATCTCAATGGGTCACAGAGACGCCCTGCTCTCACTTCTCACCGTCCTTCCTTTCTCGGTCTTCCTCCTCGcgcttcttctcttcctcatcttctcGGTAAATCTCGTATTGGGCTTGGCTCTTCAAAGCTATCTCACCGAAGGAAACAATTCTCTGTCTTCGCCGCCGTCGCCGAAG AGGGGAAGCGCGCTGTGCCGCTCAGAGATTACAGAAACATTGGCATTATGGCTCACATAGACGCTGGAAAGACCACAACAACGGAGAGGATTCTCTACTACACTGGAAGAAACTACAAGATCGGTGAAGTCCACGAAGGTACAGCTACGATGGACTGGATGGAGCAAGAGCAAGAGAGAGGGATCACCATCACTTCAGCTGCAACCACCACGTTCTGGGACAAGCATAGGATCAACATCATCGATACGCCTGGACACGTGGATTTCACTCTCGAAGTCGAACGTGCTCTGAGGGTTCTCGATGGAGCTATATGCCTTTTCGACAGTGTTGCTGGCGTTGAGCCTCAGTCCGAGACTGTGTGGAGACAAGCTGATAAGTACGGAGTGCCTCGGATTTGCTTTGTGAACAAGATGGACCGTCTTGGAGCTAACTTCTTCAGGACTAGGGACATGATTGTGACGAATCTTGGTGCCAAGCCGTTGGTGCTGCAGATACCGATTGGTGCTGAAGATTCGTTTAAAGGTGTGGTTGATCTTGTGAGGATGAAAGCTATAGTTTGGTCTGGAGAGGAGCTTGGTGCCAAGTTCAGCTACGAGGATATCCCAGCGGATCTTGAAGAGTTGGCTCAGGAGTATAGGGGGGCGATGATGGAGCTGATTGTTGATTTGGATGATGAGGTCATGGAGAATTATTTAGAAGGAGTTGAGCCTGACGAGGCCACGGTGAAGAGATTGGTTAGGAAAGGAACCATCACTGGGAAGTTTGTGCCTATTCTGTGTGGCTCAGCCTTTAAGAACAAAGGTGTGCAGCCGTTGCTTGATGCTGTGGTTGATTATCTGCCTTCTCCAGTTGAGGTTCCACCGATGAATGGAACAGATCCTGAGAATCCGGAAGTTACTATTGTGCGGAAGCCAGATGATGAGGAGCCTTTCGCTGGGTTAGCGTTCAAGATCATGAGTGATCCTTTTGTTGGTTCTCTTACGTTTGTGAGAGTCTACTCAGGGAAGCTCACAGCTGGCTCTTACGTGCTGAATGCTAACAAAGGGAAGAAGGAGAGAATCGGAAGACTCTTGGAGATGCACGCCAACAGCAGAGAAGATGTTAAAGTGGCGTTAACGGGAGACATTGTGGCTCTTGCTGGTCTCAAGGATACAATCACTGGTGAAACCTTGAGTGATCCAGAAAGCCCTGTTGTACTTGAACGTATGGACTTCCCTGACCCCGTCATCAAGGTGGCGATTGAGCCAAAAACGAAAGCAGACATTGATAAAATGGCTACAGGACTGATCAAGCTCGCTCAGGAAGACCCGTCTTTCCATTTTTCACGCGATGAGGAGATGAACCAAACCGTCATCGAAGGGATGGGAGAGCTTCATCTTGAGATCATCGTCGACAGGCTTAAAAGAGAGTTCAAGGTTGAGGCGAACGTTGGAGCACCGCAAGTGAACTACCGTGAGAGTATCTCAAAAGTAGCTGAAGTGAAATACACACACAAGAAGCAATCAGGTGGACAAGGACAGTTTGCTGATATTACAGTCAGGTTTGAGCCGTTGGAAGCAGGATCAGGATACGAGTTCAAGAGTGAGATCAAAGGAGGAGCGGTGCCGAGAGAGTATATCCCCGGTGTGATGAAAGGACTTGAGGAGTGTATGGGCTCAGGTGTGCTTGCGGGTTTTCCTGTTGTCGATGTCCGTGCTTGTCTAGTTGATGGATCATACCATGATGTGGACTCGAGCGTGCTAGCTTTCCAGCTAGCTGCGAGAGGAGCTTTCCGTGAAGGGATGAGGAAAGCTGGTCCGAGAATGCTTGAACCTATCATGAGAGTCGAAGTTGTTACACCTGAAGAACATCTTGGTGATGTCATTGGTGATCTTAACTCCAGAAGAGGTCAGATCAACAGCTTTGGAGACAAACCCGGTGGTCTCAAG GTGGTGGATTCTCTGGTTCCATTAGCAGAGATGTTTCAGTATGTGAGTACATTGAGAGGGATGACAAAAGGTCGTGCGTCTTACACAATGCAGTTGGCTAAGTTCGATGTTGTTCCTCAGCATATTCAGAACCAGCTTTCGTCCAAGGACCAAGAAGTTGCTGCTTAA
- the LOC108827370 gene encoding hsp70-Hsp90 organizing protein 2, whose protein sequence is MADEAKAKGNAAFSSGDFTSAVNHFTEAINLAPTNHVLYSNRSAAHASLLRYEEALSDAKKTVELKPDWAKGYSRLGAAHLGLNQSDEAVEAYSKGLEIDPSNDALKSGLADASRSRAAPPPPNPFGDAFKGPEMWAKLTADPSTRGFLKQPDFVNMMQEIQRNPSSLNLYLKDQRVMQSLGVLLNVQFRTQAGDEAEAEAAREEDEMVVNEPVAVERKREAEPEREPEVGGEEKERKERKGKALKEKEMGNAAYKKKDFDTAIKHYSAAIEIDDEDISFITNRAAVHLEMGKYDECIKDCDKAVERGRELRSDYKMVAKALTRKGTALGKMAKVSKDYEPVIETYQKALTEHRNPDTLKRLNEAERAKKELEQQEYFDPAIGDEEREKGNQFFKEQKYPDAVRHYTEAIKRNPKDPRAYSNRAACYTKLGAMPEGLKDAEKCIELDPTFSKGYSRKGAVQFFMKEYDNAMETYQEGLKHDPNNQELLDGVRRCVQQINKANRGDLTPEELKERQAKGMQDPEIQNILTDPVMRQVLSDLQENPAAAQKHMQNPMIMNKIQKLISSGIVQMK, encoded by the exons ATGGCCGACGAAGCCAAAGCCAAAGGAAACGCCGCTTTCTCCTCCGGCGACTTCACCTCCGCCGTCAACCACTTCACCGAAGCGATCAACCTCGCCCCGACCAACCACGTCCTCTACTCCAACCGCTCCGCCGCCCACGCCTCCCTCCTCCGCTACGAGGAAGCTCTCTCCGACGCCAAGAAGACCGTCGAGCTCAAACCCGACTGGGCCAAGGGCTACAGCCGCCTCGGCGCCGCTCACCTCGGCCTCAACCAATCCGACGAAGCCGTCGAGGCCTACTCCAAGGGTCTCGAGATCGATCCGAGCAACGACGCGCTTAAATCAGGTCTAGCAGACGCGTCGAGGTCACGCGccgctcctcctcctccgaatCCGTTTGGGGACGCGTTCAAGGGGCCAGAGATGTGGGCCAAGCTGACGGCGGATCCGTCGACGAGGGGGTTCTTGAAGCAGCCTGACTTCGTCAACATGATGCAGGAGATCCAGAGGAACCCTAGCAGTCTCAATCTCTACTTGAAGGACCAGAGGGTGATGCAGTCTCTTGGGGTTTTGCTGAATGTTCAGTTCAGGACCCAGGCTGGGGACGAGGCCGAGGCGGAGGCGGCGAGGGAGGAGGATGAGATGGTTGTGAATGAGCCTGTTGCGGTGGAGAGGAAGCGTGAGGCGGAGCCTGAGCGTGAGCCGGAGGTTGGGGGTGAGGAGAAGGAGAGGAAGGAGAGGAAGGGGAAGGCtttgaaggagaaggagatgggGAATGCTGCGTATAAGAAGAAGGACTTTGATACTGCTATCAAGCATTACTCTGCAGCTATTGAGATTGATGATGAAGATATCTCTTTTATCACTAACCGTGCTGCTGTTCATCTCGAGATGGGAAAG TATGATGAGTGCATCAAGGACTGTGATAAGGCTGTTGAAAGGGGTAGGGAGCTTAGGTCAGATTACAAGATGGTAGCTAAAGCTTTGACTAGGAAAGGAACAGCTCTGGGGAAGATGGCTAAAGTCTCGAAAGACTATGAACCTGTGATTGAGACTTACCAGAAAGCACTTACGGAGCACCGTAACCCAGACACGTTGAAGAGGCTGAATGAGGCAGAGAGAGCCAAGAAAGAGTTGGAGCAGCAAGAGTATTTTGATCCAGCTATTGGTGATGAGGAGCGTGAGAAAG GTAATCAGTTTTTCAAGGAGCAGAAGTATCCTGATGCTGTGAGACACTACACTGAAGCGATCAAAAGGAATCCAAAAGACCCGAGA GCATACAGCAACCGAGCCGCATGTTACACAAAACTTGGGGCAATGCCCGAAGGATTGAAGGATGCAGAGAAATGCATTGAGCTCGACCCAACATTCTCAAAGGGGTACAGCAGAAAAGGTGCTGTCCAATTCTTCATGAAGGAGTATGACAATGCAATGGAAACATACCAGGAAGGTCTCAAACATGATCCTAACAATCAGGAGCTCCTTGACGGTGTTAGAAG ATGTGTGCAACAGATCAACAAGGCAAACCGTGGTGACCTTACTCCGGAGGAGTTGAAAGAAAGACAG GCTAAGGGAATGCAAGACCCGGAGATCCAAAACATTCTCACAGATCCTGTAATGAGACAG GTTCTTTCTGATCTCCAGGAGAATCCAGCAGCAGCACAGAAACACATGCAGAACCCAATGATCATGAACAAAATTCAAAAGCTTATCAGCTCTGGAATCGTCCAGATGAAATAA
- the LOC108824010 gene encoding uncharacterized protein LOC108824010 yields the protein MNGPRGGSSSLRSAFSYCVQQVRNYDYHHYLCLLELPPEMRKPAFALRAFNVETARAMDVASDPKIGLMRLLWWQEAIDKLYTKKTVNHPAAQALSWAISEHSISKPWLKRSVEARIRDAQREADDIPESVEELERYAEDTVSTLLYNTLQAGGISSTAADHAASHIGKASGLVLLLKSLPYHCTRNRHHNYIPVELAEKHGLLVKQGGRSEILLDNDSREGLCNVVFEIASVANVHLLKARELVGKVPAEAKPVLLHSVPVQVLLDSLSKAHFDVFDPRMQRGVLGVPPLWFQVRLKWYSWRSMF from the coding sequence ATGAACGGACCACGAGGAGGATCGAGTAGTTTGCGTTCAGCATTCTCTTACTGTGTACAACAAGTCCGTAACTACGACTACCATCACTACCTCTGTCTCCTTGAACTCCCACCCGAGATGCGTAAACCCGCCTTCGCACTCCGCGCTTTCAACGTGGAAACCGCAAGAGCCATGGACGTTGCATCAGATCCCAAAATCGGCTTGATGCGTTTGCTCTGGTGGCAAGAAGCCATCGACAAGCTCTACACGAAGAAAACAGTTAACCACCCAGCTGCACAAGCTCTCTCTTGGGCCATATCAGAGCATAGCATCAGCAAACCGTGGCTTAAACGCTCGGTGGAAGCTAGAATCCGAGATGCTCAGAGAGAGGCTGACGATATACCGGAGAGCGTCGAGGAGCTTGAGAGATACGCGGAAGACACGGTTTCTACTCTTCTGTACAACACTCTCCAAGCAGGTGGGATCAGCTCGACAGCAGCGGACCACGCGGCTTCGCACATTGGTAAAGCCAGTGGTCTTGTCTTGCTGCTGAAGTCGTTACCTTACCACTGTACTAGAAACCGTCACCACAATTACATCCCTGTGGAACTCGCTGAGAAGCACGGGCTGCTTGTGAAACAAGGTGGAAGGTCTGAGATTCTTTTGGATAATGATTCGAGAGAAGGGCTGTGCAATGTGGTGTTTGAGATTGCGTCTGTTGCCAATGTACATCTCTTGAAAGCCCGCGAGCTGGTGGGAAAAGTTCCTGCGGAAGCTAAACCGGTTCTGCTTCATTCTGTGCCGGTACAGGTTCTTCTGGATTCGTTGAGTAAAGCACATTTCGATGTGTTTGATCCGAGGATGCAGAGAGGAGTTCTTGGTGTTCCTCCTCTTTGGTTTCAGGTTAGACTCAAGTGGTATTCATGGAGATCTATGTTCTGA